In a single window of the Coffea eugenioides isolate CCC68of chromosome 3, Ceug_1.0, whole genome shotgun sequence genome:
- the LOC113765115 gene encoding uncharacterized protein LOC113765115 yields the protein MAAAKSGTGSGQKDEPIIPVASTVKPKDDKVIEIAQFAVVTYNKQAGTDLVFINVEFGFWWSISGATYYMLAIKAQDDKGTYCDVALVADILESSGHHTYKLIWYNHKKNVWGLQKDQPIIPPATTVNPEDPHVIEIAQFAVVTYNKQAGTDLVFIKVEFGFRWGNLGATDYMLAIKTQDDKGTYCDVALVADIVVSGGHTYDLIWYNHNNN from the exons ATGGCTGCAGCCAAATCTGGTACTGGCAGTGGACAG AAAGACGAACCTATTATTCCTGTGGCGTCAACCGTCAAACCGAAAGACGATAAGGTGATTGAGATTGCACAATTTGCAGTTGTAACGTACAATAAGCAGGCCGGGACCGATCTGGTTTTCATCAATGTGGAATTCGGCTTCTGGTGGAGCATTTCTGGTGCCACTTACTACATGCTTGCCATTAAAGCTCAGGATGATAAGGGCACATATTGCGACGTAGCGTTGGTTGCTGATATACTGGAGAGCAGTGGTCATCACACTTATAAGCTCATCTGGTACAATCATAAGAAAAATGTTTGGGGTTTGCAGAAAGACCAACCTATTATTCCTCCGGCGACAACCGTCAATCCGGAAGACCCTCATGTGATTGAGATTGCACAATTTGCAGTTGTAACGTACAATAAGCAGGCCGGGACCGATCTGGTTTTCATCAAAGTGGAATTCGGCTTCCGGTGGGGCAATCTTGGTGCCACTGACTACATGCTTGCCATTAAAACTCAGGATGATAAGGGCACATATTGCGACGTAGCGTTGGTTGCTGATATAGTGGTGAGCGGTGGTCACACTTATGACCTCATCTGGTACAATCATAACAATAATTAA